TCGCTGAAGTCTTCAATGACGATGATACCATCGGAGCTGAACGTCATGACCGCGGCCATCTGCGGGCTGCCACCGTCGGAGGCGGCCTGGATGTTGGTCAGGTCATTATGAGCCAGAGCCTTGGCGCGTTCGAGACGGGAATCACCGAAAGCATCGGTCAGGGCCATTGAACCGGAACGGTCGATCAGCAGTACGCTGGCATCGTCGTGATCCGGGCCGATTGACAGGGTGACCGGGATAGTGATCGGTGAGAGACCGCCATTGTGGAACAGGACCAGGGCGCCGAAGTACAGGCCACCAACTGTGAAGGCCTGGGTATCGAAGCAAACCTGGATATCCATGTTACCGCCACCCGGGATAGTACCGGTTTCGGTGTCGACTGACAACCAGGCGGTGTACGGATTGTCTTCCATAAGCTGGAGTGAGCCGGAAACGTCGTGAGGCGGATCGCCCCAGTCGTCACCACTGATAGTGTAATCCACAGTCAGCGGACCGCCCAGGCCAGCATCGAAGGTCAGGTTCATGGTGAAGGTTTCGACATCGTCACCATACATACAACCGTAAGGCGGATCATCGCAGGTCCAGGTACAGGTCACACCGTCGCCGGTGGTACCGTCCCAAACCAGGTTACCGGAACTACCGACAACATCGTCAGCGCTGTTGACAGTCACACCAGCCGGGAAGGTCATGGTGAACTCATCAAGCCACTCAGCGTCGTCAGAGGCATTGCTGATGGTGAAGGTAACATCAGCAGTGGTGCCCGGGACGTAAGCATCAGTGGAAATGATGTTAGCGCCGTCGATTTCCTTGGCCGGCGGGAAGCCGTATGTGATATCGAAGTCGAAGTCGAGATCGATGTCACCCAGGTTGCTCAGGTTCAGGGTAGCGCAACCGTTGTCGCCAAGCTGGACATTACAGAACTCAAACAGGGTCTGATCATAAACCAGCTCAGGCGGAGCCAGTTCATTGATCGTCAGTCCGAAGTTCGGAATACAATCCGGTGACGGCCAGGTGTCGATCATCAGGTAATAAGTGCCAGGCTCGAGATAAGTCACGAAGCCCTTCGGCAGACCGCTGGAGCCATGAGCTTCAGCCAGACAGTCGTCATAGTAAGTGCCGGACGGCGGGCAGGCATCGCTCAAAGCCATACCGGTGTAGCTGGTGCCCATCGGATCGAGGATGAATTCGAAGTAGCCAGCGTCGTCGACGTTGACTTCATAGAAGATATCCTCACCACCGTCATAGGAACTCAGACAGGTGTTGGCTTCATAGTTTCCGCGACCACAGGTAGCGTCGGTGGTGTTGTACGGAATGTCGGCCGGGAGATTGATCTTCAGCGGATCACCGCAGTAATCACCCGGATTCAAGACGAAGGACTCGATGGTCAGGTTGAAGGCCGGAATACAATCCGGTGACGGCCAGGTATCTACCATCAGGTAGTAAGTACCCGGAGTAAGACCGACAACCTGCATAACCTTCGGATCACCGCTGGTGCCCTTGGCGTAGGCAAAGCAGTCGTCATAGGTGGAACCCATATCCGGACAGGTCGTGCTCAGCACGATACCGTTCCAGGTAGTGCCCAGCGGATCCATCGTGAACTTCAGGTTCATCGGGACGTCGACATTGATTTCATAAATAATGTCTTCGCCGCCATCATAGTAGCTCAAACAGGTGTTTTCGTAATCATTGATTCTGCCGCAGGTATAGTTGGCGTCAGTATACGGCAGATCGCCAGGACCAGTGATGTCGATGACAAACGGATCGGAGCAGTTGTCACCAGGAGTGACCTGCTGTTCCTGAATGTCGATAGTCAGAGTGAAGTCCTGCTGAATACCGCCATAGGTACCCGGGCCGGTGAAGGCCGGATAATAATAGGTACCGCCAGCGACACCATTGAAATACGAAGTCGGGTTATCATCGCCAGGGCACTCATTCCAGGTAGTATTGGAATGCAGGATATAGGCACCGCAGGAGCAGTCCTCAAACAGGACCACGCCGACAGTTTCCAGATCCGGGGAGGAGCCGCAGTAGTCGATGGTAATATTGTTGCTCGCATACGGAGCATCGAAGGTATACCAGACAGCGTTCCAGTCGAGGACACCCGGGCAATCCAGGGTGGCGCCGACAGTGGTACCGGTTACGGTTGCCGGGAACGGTCCAGGAATAGCTTCGGCATCAGCACAATCGTCGTTGGCCGGAGCCAGCGGGCAAACGCTTCTTTCAAATTCAATCACGAAATCCTGCTGAATGCCACCATAGGTACCCGGGCCGGTGAAGGCCGGATAGTAGTAGGTGCCGGCATCGAGATTATTGAAGTAAGAAGTCGGGTTGCCATCACCAGGGCACTCATCCCAGGTGGTGTTGGAATGCAGAGTGTAAGTACCGCAGGTACAATCCGGGAAGACCACCACACCGACGGTCTCGAGATCCGGGGTAGAGCCGCAGAACTTGACAGTGACGTCATAGCACTGATCCAGTTCGAAGGTATACCACACGGCGTTCCAATCCAGAACACCCGGACAGTCGTTGGTCGCGCCCAGGGTCGTACCCATCATCTGGGTATCCCAGACAACGGTTTCGGCATCGGCACAGTCGTCGTTGGCCGGAGCGGCCGGCGGAGTGCCGAGATCGGTGATATCCAGAGTGAAGTTAGGGATACAATCCGGTGACGGCCAGGTATCAACCATGATGTAGTAGGTACCCGGATCGATAACCTGATTGTAGAGGCCATACGGGGTGCCGCCGGAGTTGGTCACATAACCAACGCAGGTGGAAGCATCACCGCAGGACTCGGCCAGGTAGAAACCGGACCAGGTTGTGCCCTGAGGATCCAGCTCGATATCTACATAAACCTGGGTGGTCACGGTGACTTCATAAATGATGTCCTCGCCACCGTCATAAGAGTCGAGGCAGGATTCAGTGTAGTCATTGACACGACCGCAGGTATAGTTAGCATCGGAATAATCGCTGCCGGACAGGGTCACGGCAATCGGATTGGCGCAATTGTCGCCTACACCAACAACCGGGCACGGAGTGGTGCAATCCAGAGTTTCGTTCCAGGACAGGAAGTCTGACAGAGCTTCGCAGGTGAACTGATCGGTGTCCATGCAACTCGGAGCAGCCGGGTCGCCATAACAGCAACGACCATCCGGCGGAGGCGGAGAAGCGGACTTGTCAAAGTAAACGTCAAAGCCCATCGGAAGCTCGTCCCAATCGACGACCATGGCAGGGAAATACCAGGTGCCGGCCGGAACATTCAGAAATTCCATTTCGCCGTTACCATTGGCACAAGTCCAGGTATAGGAGTCGGCGATGACATAATCATCACAAGCACAGTCGTTCATGATGATGATGCCCATGGAATAGATGCTGTCCACGGTGTTACAGTAATCAACAAAAATGTCTGACATTTCAGTCAGGGTGAATTTGTACCAGACCGCATTCCAGTCCAGAAGACCCGGGCAGTCGATAGTAGCATCGACGCAGGTTCCGGAAATGGCGG
Above is a window of Candidatus Zixiibacteriota bacterium DNA encoding:
- a CDS encoding VWA domain-containing protein; translated protein: MLKGNKLLLALLLPVFLLALSFSAIADFEGEHLTPEQIAEKMQAMEIEKLNPYYTPVEGDLAVQTDAVQPDKANCDGGFVAIHPDGEACFTPPMIQDNGTLLPPANDECVDAIEITTWPSAISGTCVDATIDCPGLLDWNAVWYKFTLTEMSDIFVDYCNTVDSIYSMGIIIMNDCACDDYVIADSYTWTCANGNGEMEFLNVPAGTWYFPAMVVDWDELPMGFDVYFDKSASPPPPDGRCCYGDPAAPSCMDTDQFTCEALSDFLSWNETLDCTTPCPVVGVGDNCANPIAVTLSGSDYSDANYTCGRVNDYTESCLDSYDGGEDIIYEVTVTTQVYVDIELDPQGTTWSGFYLAESCGDASTCVGYVTNSGGTPYGLYNQVIDPGTYYIMVDTWPSPDCIPNFTLDITDLGTPPAAPANDDCADAETVVWDTQMMGTTLGATNDCPGVLDWNAVWYTFELDQCYDVTVKFCGSTPDLETVGVVVFPDCTCGTYTLHSNTTWDECPGDGNPTSYFNNLDAGTYYYPAFTGPGTYGGIQQDFVIEFERSVCPLAPANDDCADAEAIPGPFPATVTGTTVGATLDCPGVLDWNAVWYTFDAPYASNNITIDYCGSSPDLETVGVVLFEDCSCGAYILHSNTTWNECPGDDNPTSYFNGVAGGTYYYPAFTGPGTYGGIQQDFTLTIDIQEQQVTPGDNCSDPFVIDITGPGDLPYTDANYTCGRINDYENTCLSYYDGGEDIIYEINVDVPMNLKFTMDPLGTTWNGIVLSTTCPDMGSTYDDCFAYAKGTSGDPKVMQVVGLTPGTYYLMVDTWPSPDCIPAFNLTIESFVLNPGDYCGDPLKINLPADIPYNTTDATCGRGNYEANTCLSSYDGGEDIFYEVNVDDAGYFEFILDPMGTSYTGMALSDACPPSGTYYDDCLAEAHGSSGLPKGFVTYLEPGTYYLMIDTWPSPDCIPNFGLTINELAPPELVYDQTLFEFCNVQLGDNGCATLNLSNLGDIDLDFDFDITYGFPPAKEIDGANIISTDAYVPGTTADVTFTISNASDDAEWLDEFTMTFPAGVTVNSADDVVGSSGNLVWDGTTGDGVTCTWTCDDPPYGCMYGDDVETFTMNLTFDAGLGGPLTVDYTISGDDWGDPPHDVSGSLQLMEDNPYTAWLSVDTETGTIPGGGNMDIQVCFDTQAFTVGGLYFGALVLFHNGGLSPITIPVTLSIGPDHDDASVLLIDRSGSMALTDAFGDSRLERAKALAHNDLTNIQAASDGGSPQMAAVMTFSSDGIIVIEDFSDDFVALHDAIDAIVNPRHDTPLAAAMCQAHCNLTQLGCGVDYIYTYTDGEENQSMDYDMCVICDACYHLHSTGWNYDCDPSNPASCTDWQMCLSDVFANNAINIVNYFGSPINPYAKGSAPTEDLFFLKYTAETSDGEFNYYPDAAFIPGDANGDSSVDVSDAVFIVNYAFAGGDAPDPIGAADANCDEAVDVSDAVYIINFAFAGGTAPADCSQ